A single window of Apodemus sylvaticus chromosome 4, mApoSyl1.1, whole genome shotgun sequence DNA harbors:
- the Rptn gene encoding repetin — MPQLLNSILNVSKVFQNYAEHHGVGASLSKKDLKQLLLTEFGDILRRPNDPETVEIILEHLDRDRNGYVDFREYLLLVFQLVQACHHKLDSKLWGARTTSQKEHDQEETQSHKFSENTGRRHRQRDEEERHHSHHSQPGGQRQNVQHGQSQRQGKDSERHDTDPHYSQSETFHGDSHFGHSERQDTDYSSDQSESDDQSSSSQRLGYKSSHDQPKGQGHIFALNQSENPEQASHYGQSKTFGQQSSHGQSGRLRKDSYSSQTSQQESDSYEQYGSQHQKSGHSQKERQGQNSQYGQTKTKGHSSYHEQTDGQGQSFHYDQKGRQGQGFQSGQKSKQSQSPYQGQKGRQDQSSYQGQKGRQDQSSYQGQKGRQDQSPHQGQKGRQDQSPHQGQKGRQDQSSYQGQKGRQDQSPHQGQKGRQDQSPHQGQKGRQDQSSHQGQKGRQDQSSYQGQKGRQDQSSYQGQKGRQDQSSHQGQKGRQDQSPHQGQKGRQDQSSHQGQKDRQGQSSHQGQTGSQDESSHWHQTDRQDQSFRFGQTGGQGQSSHQGQTDSQDQSSHWHRTDRQDQSFHLGPTGGQGQSSHEGQIDSQDQSSHWHRTDRQGQTFHYGQTGGQGQSSHEGQTDSQGQDSHWHQSDRLGQSFHYGQTGRNDQSSHQGQTDSQGQSSYRHQTDRQGQSSYQGQKGGPGQSLHQGQTDRQDQSSYQGQKGRPGQSSYQGQKGGQTQSSYQGQTGRQGQSAHQGQTDNEDQSSHWHQTDRQGQTFHYGQTGGQGQNSHQGQTDSQGQSSHWHQSDRQDQSFHFGLTGREGQSSHQGQIDRQSQSSHCGQSETGKTEIQGQNRHFQGTDRTRRQSGTSGKLSQQNSREEVTQTQRQRSQDRREQQIQHQAWKPTEENQHKFLALVQQEPYSHEEYDWQSQSSEQDLWEEEEHQDWDRHSVEDQEHLYEMHNWQVHEEEQSHQTSDRQTQVDEQNQQRRHKQTHEENHDHQHGSDHKDEQNHRRQDHHQQWDKQTHEENEKYQGGQDQSRSFPNREKFHMSEDDQCEGPQGRHFHSTHVDGRSQRREKSGNHPTKSANSSSPFYDYVQEQAAYQH, encoded by the exons ATGCCTCAACTTCTTAACAGCATACTCAATGTGAGCAAGGTTTTCCAGAACTATGCTGAACATCATGGGGTAGGTGCTTCACTGAGCAAAAAGGATTTGAAGCAGCTGCTCCTCACTGAGTTTGGAGACATCCTTCGG AGACCGAATGATCCAGAGactgtggaaatcattctggaacACTTGGACCGAGACAGAAATGGATATGTTGATTTTCGTGAATACCTCCTGCTGGTGTTCCAATTGGTCCAAGCCTGCCATCATAAGCTAGATAGTAAGTTGTGGGGAGCTAGAACCACCTCCCAGAAAGAGCATGATCAGGAAGAAACACAGAGCcataaattttcagaaaacacagGCAGACGACATAGGCAGAGGGATGAAGAAGAACGGCACCACTCTCACCACAGTCAGCCTGGGGGACAACGTCAAAATGTCCAACATGGTCAGTCTCAGAGACAAGGTAAGGACTCTGAGAGACATGATACAGATCCTCACTACAGTCAGTCAGAGACATTCCATGGGGACTCCCACTTTGGTCATTCTGAGAGACAAGACACAGATTATAGCTCAGATCAGTCTGAGTCAGACGATCAATCTAGCTCTAGTCAAAGACTGGGTTATAAATCTAGTCATGACCAGCCCAAAGGTCAAGGACATATCTTTGCGTTAAATCAATCTGAGAACCCTGAGCAAGCTTCTCATTATGGTCAGTCTAAAACATTTGGACAACAAAGCAGCCATGGCCAGTCTGGAAGACTCCGAAAAGATTCTTATTCTAGTCAAACCAGTCAACAAGAATCTGATTCTTATGAACAATATGGAAGTCAGCACCAGAAATCAGGCCACagtcagaaagaaagacaaggcCAGAATTCTCAGTATggccagacaaaaacaaaaggacataGTTCATACCATGAGCAGACAGATGGACAAGGCCAGAGTTTCCATTATGACCAGAAAGGCAGACAAGGCCAGGGTTTCCAAAGTGGTCAGAAAAGCAAGCAAA GCCAGAGTCCTTACCAGGGTCAGAAGGGCAGACAAGACCAGAGTTCCTACCAGGGTCAGAAGGGCAGACAAGACCAGAGTTCCTACCAGGGTCAGAAGGGAAGACAAGACCAGAGTCCTCACCAGGGTCAGAAAGGCAGACAAGACCAGAGTCCTCACCAGGGTCAGAAAGGCAGACAAGACCAGAGTTCCTACCAGGGTCAGAAGGGCAGACAAGACCAGAGTCCTCACCAGGGTCAGAAAGGCAGACAAGACCAGAGTCCTCACCAGGGTCAGAAGGGCAGACAAGACCAGAGTTCCCACCAGGGTCAGAAGGGCAGACAAGACCAGAGTTCCTACCAGGGTCAGAAGGGCAGACAAGACCAGAGTTCCTACCAGGGTCAGAAGGGCAGACAAGACCAGAGTTCCCACCAGGGTCAGAAGGGCAGACAAGACCAGAGTCCTCACCAGGGTCAGAAAGGCAGACAAGACCAGAGTTCCCACCAGGGTCAGAAAGACAGACAAGGCCAGAGCTCTCACCAGGGTCAGACAGGCAGTCAAGACGAGAGTTCACATTggcatcagacagacagacaagaccaGAGTTTTCGTTTTGGTCAGACAGGTGGACAAGGCCAGAGTTCTCACCAGGGTCAGACAGACAGTCAAGACCAGAGTTCACACTGGCAtcggacagacagacaagaccaGAGTTTTCATCTTGGTCCGACAGGTGGACAAGGCCAGAGTTCTCATGAGGGTCAGATAGACAGTCAAGACCAGAGTTCACATTGGCATCGGACTGACAGACAAGGCCAGACTTTTCATTATGGTCAGACAGGTGGACAAGGCCAGAGTTCTcatgagggacagacagacagtcaagGCCAGGATTCACACTGGCATCAGTCAGACAGACTAGGCCAGAGTTTTCATTATGGTCAGACAGGCAGAAATGACCAGAGTTCTCACCAGGGTCAGACAGACAGTCAAGGCCAGAGTTCATATAggcatcagacagacagacaaggtcAGAGCTCTTACCAGGGTCAGAAAGGCGGACCAGGCCAGAGTTTACACCagggtcagacagacagacaagaccaGAGCTCTTACCAGGGTCAGAAAGGCAGACCAGGCCAGAGTTCATACCAGGGTCAGAAAGGGGGACAAACCCAGAGTTCATACCAGGGTCAAACAGGCAGACAAGGCCAGAGCGCTCACCAGGGTCAGACAGAcaatgaagaccagagttcacattggcatcagacagacagacaaggccaGACTTTTCATTATGGTCAGACAGGTGGACAAGGCCAGAATTCTCACCAGGGCCAGACAGACAGTCAAGGCCAGAGTTCACACTGGCATCAATCAGACAGACAAGATCAGAGTTTTCATTTTGGTCTGACAGGCAGAGAAGGCCAGAGTTCTCACCAGGgtcagatagacagacaaagCCAGAGTTCTCACTGTGGTCAGTCAGAGACTGGAAAAACTGAAATTCAAGGGCAAAACAGGCACTTTCAAGGGACTGATAGAACAAGAAGACAATCTGGAACGTCAGGAAAGCTAAgtcaacagaattcaagagaagAAGTGACTCAAACCCAGAGACAAAGATCCCAGGATAGAAGGGAGCAGCAAATCCAGCACCAGGCCTGGAAGCCTACAGAAGAGAATCAACACAAATTCTTAGCTCTGGTACAGCAAGAGCCATACTCCCATGAAGAGTATGATTGGCAATCACAGAGCAGCGAGCAGGACCtctgggaagaggaagagcaTCAAGACTGGGATAGACACAGTGTTGAGGATCAGGAACATCTGTATGAGATGCACAACTGGCAAGTTCATGAAGAGGAACAAAGCCACCAAACAAGTGATAGGCAAACCCAAGTAGATGAGCAGAACCAGCAAAGACGACACAAGCAAACTCATGAAGAAAATCACGATCATCAACATGGTAGCGATCATAAAGatgaacaaaatcacagaagacaaGACCATCATCAACAATGGGATAAACAAACCCATGAAGAAAATGAGAAGTATCAAGGAGGCCAAGACCAATCCAGAAGTTTCCCCAACAGAGAAAAATTCCACATGAGTGAAGATGATCAGTGTGAGGGGCCCCAGGGAAGACATTTCCATTCAACTCATGTTGATGGAAGGtcccaaagaagagaaaaatctggAAACCACCCTACCAAATCAGCCAACTCCTCCAGCCCTTTCTATGACTATGTCCAAGAGCAGGCAGCATATCAGCACTAG